The following proteins are co-located in the Vigna unguiculata cultivar IT97K-499-35 chromosome 9, ASM411807v1, whole genome shotgun sequence genome:
- the LOC114163016 gene encoding LOB domain-containing protein 25-like encodes MASSSSYNSPCAACKFLRRKCLSGCIFAPYFPPEEPQKFANVHKIFGASNVTKLLNELLPHQREDAVNSLAYEAEARVRDPVYGCVGAISFLQRQVQRLQKELDSANADLLRYAYNDMPPPSLSVPPPMTPTTIQQMPPQRSLISARFGNEASGFYRPSPTITHNSYPYSLPWTDTPPEDIDGGGEGGGNNNL; translated from the coding sequence ATGGCATCATCGAGCTCCTACAATTCTCCATGTGCTGCCTGCAAATTCTTGAGGAGGAAATGCCTTTCAGGGTGCATCTTTGCACCTTACTTCCCACCAGAAGAGCCTCAGAAGTTCGCGAACGTGCACAAGATATTCGGAGCGAGCAATGTGACGAAGCTTCTGAACGAGCTTCTTCCACACCAGAGGGAAGATGCAGTGAACTCGCTTGCCTATGAAGCTGAGGCACGTGTGAGAGACCCAGTTTATGGGTGCGTAGGAGCCATCTCTTTTCTGCAGAGACAAGTTCAAAGGCTCCAAAAGGAGCTTGATTCTGCCAATGCCGATCTCCTTCGCTATGCCTACAATGACATGCCTCCACCCTCTCTTTCGGTGCCACCACCAATGACACCAACAACAATTCAACAAATGCCCCCCCAAAGGTCTTTGATCAGTGCAAGGTTTGGAAATGAAGCAAGTGGGTTTTATAGGCCCTCTCCAACCATCACTCACAACTCTTACCCTTATTCTCTTCCATGGACTGATACCCCTCCTGAAGATATCGATGggggaggagaaggaggaggtaaTAACAACTTGTGA